A single Tamandua tetradactyla isolate mTamTet1 chromosome X, mTamTet1.pri, whole genome shotgun sequence DNA region contains:
- the CLDN2 gene encoding claudin-2, with translation MASLGLQLVGYILGLLGLLGTVIAMLLPSWRTSSYVGASIVTAVGFSKGLWMECATHSTGITQCDIYSTLLGLPADIQAAQGMMVTSCAISSLACIISVVGMRCTVFCQESRAKDRVAVVGGVFFILGGLLGFIPVAWNLHGILRDFYSPLVPDSMKFEIGEALYLGIISSLFSLVAGIILCFSCPSQENRSNYYDAYQAQPLTTRSSPRPGQLPKIKTGFNSYSLTGYV, from the coding sequence ATGGCATCTCTTGGTCTCCAACTTGTGGGCTATATCCTGGGTCTTCTGGGGCTGTTGGGCACCGTGATTGCCATGCTGCTTCCCAGCTGGCGAACGAGTTCTTATGTGGGGGCCAGCATTGTGACAGCAGTCGGcttctccaagggtctctggatGGAGTGTGCCACGCACAGCACAGGCATCACCCAATGTGACATCTACAGCACCCTTCTAGGCCTGCCCGCTGACATCCAGGCTGCCCAGGGCATGATGGTGACCTCCTGTGCAATCTCCTCATTGGCCTGCATTATCTCTGTGGTGGGCATGAGATGCACAGTCTTCTGCCAAGAGTCCCGAGCCAAAGACAGAGTGGCAGTAGTGGGTGGAGTATTCTTCATCCTTGGTGGCCTCCTGGGTTTCATTCCTGTTGCCTGGAATCTTCATGGGATCCTGCGGGACTTCTACTCCCCACTGGTGCCTGACAGCATGAAATTTGAGATCGGAGAGGCTCTCTACTTGGGCATTATTTCCTCCCTGTTCTCCCTGGTAGCTGGAATCATCCTCTGCTTTTCCTGTCCATCCCAGGAAAACCGCTCCAACTACTATGATGCCTACCAGGCCCAGCCCCTCACCACCAGGAGCTCACCAAGACCTGGTCAACTGCCAAAAATCAAGACTGGGTTCAACTCCTACAGTCTGACAGGGTATGTGTGA